Proteins from a single region of Trichoderma asperellum chromosome 3, complete sequence:
- a CDS encoding uncharacterized protein (BUSCO:EOG092D3SP3), giving the protein MFVGICGSICSGKQTVAQYLVEHHGFKRLYLQAPASVSEENPPSLEGGTAALALNGVVSKSNETSSSHVFTTAEELLDFVTRRWRSRFVTTDIPTEQVLDVFIRRPFFLLISIDAPLTLRWRRFQQRSKQPEQSAISLEEFVSQNDRHLYDAATGLQPLISRATVRLLNTSSSLAHLYATLGKLDIPNPDRMRPGWDTYFMALASLAAHRSNCMKRRVGCVLVGRERRVISTGYNGTPRGLRNCADGGCPRCNEANGSGVGLSTCLCIHAEENALLEAGRERIREGSVLYCDTCPCLTCSIKICQVGITEVVYAHGYSMDTETAEVFRQAGVKLRQFIPPPNGLIHLEKMELYS; this is encoded by the exons ATGTTTGTCGGAATCTGTGGCA GCATCTGCTCGGGCAAGCAGACAGTGGCCCAGTATCTAGTTGAGCATCACGGATTCAAGCGCCTCTATCTGCAGGCCCCTGCATCAGTTTCAGAGGAGAACCCTCCGTCCCTCGAGGGCGGCActgcggccttggccttgaacGGCGTCGTGTCCAAGAGCAATGAGACATCCTCTTCCCATGTCTTCACCACAGCCGAGGAGCTATTAGACTTTGTGACTCGGCGATGGCGCAGCCGCTTTGTGACGACCGACATCCCCACGGAGCAGGTGCTCGACGTCTTCATCCGGCGGCCATTCTTTCTGCTCATCTCAATCGACGCGCCGCTCACTCTGCGTTGGCGCCGGTTCCAGCAACGCTCCAAACAGCCGGAGCAGTCCGCCATTAGCCTCGAGGAGTTTGTCTCGCAAAACGACAGGCATCTATACGATGCGGCCACTGGTCTGCAGCCGCTCATTTCACGGGCCACCGTCAGGTTGCTCAACACCTCATCGTCGCTGGCCCATCTCTATGCCACCCTTGGAAAGCTCGATATTCCCAACCCTGATCGTATGCGACCAGGCTGGGACACGTACTTCATGGCGCTGGCATCTCTGGCAGCACATAGGTCCAACTGCATGAAACGCCGCGTCGGCTGCGTCCTCGTTGGGCGAGAACGGCGAGTTATCAGCACAGGATACAACGGTACGCCCCGGGGTCTGCGAAACTGCGCCGACGGCGGCTGCCCTCGATGCAACGAAGCAAACGGCTCTGGGGTCGGACTGTCAACCTGTCTGTGCATCCATGCGGAAGAGAATGCGCTTCTGGAGGCCGGCAGGGAGCGCATCCGGGAGGGCTCCGTGCTGTACTGTGATACGTGCCCGTGCTTGACATGCAGCATCAAGATTTGCCAGGTTGGCATCACTGAGGTGGTGTATGCCCATGGTTACAGCATGGATACTGAGACAGCAGAGGTGTTTAGACAAGCTGGCGTCAAGCTACGACAATTTATCCCG CCTCCGAACGGCTTGATACATTTAGAGAAGATGGAATTGTACTCATAA
- the ATG7 gene encoding Autophagy protein 7, with protein MDEPLQFVPFTSEIELPFYSALFSSKLEYDKLDDSARRLMGVYEPRDVDPDASSKLQILGSALTNTDPPLGKARAEGIIKNVNTIEDFRNTDKAAMLKLAGRQIWDAINDGSIYSVPSLLSSFIILSYADLKKYRFIYWCAFPALHSDAQWKRAGPVQRLTSDETTALLDRVGTWRYIVDKREHGFFLAKKIWGEKPADLSEHDPAHKIPYRWEVASLRNFEDGFFDGVAEKDRFVTFLDPSTFSEGPSWPLRNLLILIRHRFRLSKINILCFRDEWSRRHEAKSIIIPIKMDPVENMEIKEMPKVTGWERAKNGKLQAQLANLGEYMDPTRLADSSVDLNLKLMKWRLAPDLNLDIIKETKCLLLGAGTLGGYVSRNLMGWGVRKITFVDYGSVSFSNPVRQPLFEYEDCLNGGRPKANQAAEMLKRIYPGVDAEGHSFSVPMLGHALTDEAKTKADYDKLEALINAHDVIFLLMDTRESRWLPTVMGKAAGKIVMNAALGFDSYVVMRHGAEATHEGQDTLGCYFCNDVVAPADSMKDQTLDQQCTVTRPGVAAIASALLVELLTSLLQHPLKHSAPAPQPRQGVTLERDPPDHPLGLVPHQVRGYVSTFQNIVIRGQSYDSCSACSPKILDAFRTDGWSFVKKALEEKNYVAELSGLAEVQRRAEELNDQLDWDDDEAAEEEGDGELL; from the exons ATGGACGAGCCGCTTCAGTTCGTGCCGTTTACCTCCGAGATCGAGCTGCCGTTCTACTCGGCGCTCTTCTCGTCCAAGCTAGAATATGACAAGCTCGACGACTCTGCGCGTAGGCTGATGGGCGTGTACGAGCCGCGCGATGTGGATCCAGATGCAAGCTCCAAGCTGCAGATTCTCGGCAGTGCTTTGACAAACACCGA TCCCCCTCTCGGGAAAGCAAGGGCTGAAGGCATCATTAAGAATGTTAATACCATCGAGGATTTCAGAAACACCGACAAGGCGGCCATGTTGAAGCTGGCGGGCAGGCAGATATGGGACGCCATTAACGACGGAAGCATATACTCTGTCCCCTCGCTACTCTCGTCCTTTATCATATTATCATACGCCGACCTCAAAAAATACAGGTTCATATACTGGTGTGCGTTTCCCGCGCTGCACTCGGATGCGCAGTGGAAGCGAGCCGGGCCTGTTCAGCGCCTCACTTCGGATGAGACAACGGCTCTCTTGGATCGAGTAGGCACGTGGCGATACATAGTCGATAAGCGCGAGCATggattcttcttggccaagaaAATATGGGGGGAGAAGCCAGCAGATTTGAGCGAACACGACCCTGCGCATAAGATTCCGTACAGATGGGAGGTGGCCTCGCTGCGGAATTTTGAAGATGGCTTTTTCGATGGTGTTGCAGAGAAAGATCGATTTGTTACGTTTTTGGACCCATCAACATTCTCTGAAGGTCCGTCATGGCCTCTTCGCAATCTCTTGATCCTGATTCGCCACCGGTTCCGCCTGTCCAAGATCAATATTCTGTGCTTCAGAGATGAGTGGTCTCGACGACACGAGGCCAAAAGCATCATTATACCCATCAAGATGGACCCTGTTGAAAACATGGAAATCAAGGAAATGCCTAAAGTTACTGGCTGGGAACGAGCCAAGAACGGTAAACTTCAAGCACAGCTGGCCAACTTGGGCGAATACATGGATCCAACTCGACTGGCAGATTCATCAGTCGATTTGAATCTCAAGCTCATGAAGTGGCGACTTGCCCCAGACCTAAACCTCGACATAATCAAGGAAACAAAGTGTCTACTCCTAGGCGCCGGGACCTTGGGAGGTTATGTTTCAAGAAATTTGATGGGATGGGGTGTAAGGAAAATCACATTTGTTGACTACGGCAGCGTATCCTTTTCAAACCCAGTTCGCCAGCCGCTGTTTGAGTACGAAGACTGTCTCAACGGTGGTAGGCCAAAGGCGAACCAAGCCGCCGAAATGCTGAAGAGGATATATCCAGGCGTGGACGCCGAAGGTCACTCCTTCTCCGTGCCGATGCTCGGTCACGCCCTCACTGATGAAGCGAAGACGAAAGCCGACTACGACAAGCTTGAAGCCCTAATCAATGCTCACGACGTCATCTTCTTGCTGATGGACACTCGTGAGTCTCGATGGCTACCGACAGTAATGGGAAAGGCAGCCGGAAAGATTGTCATGAATGCCGCTCTTGGATTTGACTCCTATGTCGTTATGCGACACGGCGCCGAAGCCACGCACGAAGGTCAAGATACTCTCGGATGCTACTTTTGCAACGACGTCGTCGCCCCAGCTGAT TCTATGAAGGACCAGACTCTTGACCAGCAGTGCACTGTGACTCGACCCGGAGTTGCTGCCATTGCTTCCGCACTTTTGGTTGAACTTCTTACAAGCCTCTTGCAGCATCCCTTGAAGCATAGTGCCCCTGCTCCCCAACCAAGACAGGGAGTTACCCTTGAGAGGGACCCCCCTGATCATCCACTCGGACTCGTGCCGCACCAAGTCAGAGGCTACGTATCTACTTTCCAGAATATCGTAATCCGCGGCCAATCTTATGATAGCTGTAGCGCCTGTAGTCCCAAGATTCTGGACGCCTTCCGCACTGATGGATGGAGCTTTGTCAAGAAAGCTCTCGAGGAAAAGAACTACGTCGCCGAACTGTCAGGTCTCGCCGAAGTCCAGCGTAGAGCTGAAGAGCTGAACGATCAGCTCGACtgggacgacgacgaagcagctgaagaggagggcgACGGAGAGCTCCTCTAA
- the PMP3 gene encoding plasma membrane proteolipid Pmp3 (EggNog:ENOG41~TransMembrane:1 (o32-55i)): MPFTSSDIAKIIVAIILPPVGVILERGCGADFLINVLLTILGYIPGIIHALYIILKY, from the exons ATGCCGTTCACATCCAG CGATATCGCCAAGATCATTGTTGCCATCATTCTGCCGCCCGTAGGTGTCATCCTCGAGCGAGGCTGCGGTGCCGACTTCTTGATCAACGTCCTGCTCACAATCCTGG GTTACATCCCCGGAATCATCCACGCTCTGTACATCATATTGAAGTACTAA
- a CDS encoding uncharacterized protein (TransMembrane:5 (o73-93i114-146o152-173i194-214o220-241i)), which produces MPLVDPITMSSALVKGSSAQATDTKPKAAIAAVPTFNNALSKGVSFGRVAVLLGLLAAQFNELVAQPALTLQTAVPVVAVVQVAYVVLCLPAAGSQQAKAAKKPRPGEKKKPEAAGTSSLVTALLALVLTTISTPVIHALFILFGAPLLDHVLETFLCAAHFALLGVFPIIYARGVDNQSLVAVAGVSAPLDETLGGLLGAVLGAWLGAVPIPLDWDRDWQTWPVTIVCGLYAGSCVGSWLSGTVFYGKRIGGTAPPAKEE; this is translated from the exons ATGCCGCTGGTAGATCCCATCACCATGTCGTCAGCACTGGTAAAGGGCTCGTCGGCCCAGGCCACCGACACCAAGCCGAAagctgccatcgccgccgtccCGACGTTCAACAATGCCTTGTCCAAGGGTGTCTCTTTCGGCCGAGTAGCTGTCCTGCTGGGGCTGCTGGCAGCTCAATTCAACGAGCTGGTGGCACAGCCAGCCCTGACGTTGCAAACCGCCGTGCCTGTCGTGGCGGTCGTCCAGGTGGCATATGTGGTGCTGTGCCTGCCGGCTGCGGGCTCTCAGCAggcaaaggcagccaagAAGCCCCGTcctggcgagaagaagaagccggagGCGGCCGGAACGAGCTCCCTGGTG ACTgctctcctcgccctcgtccTCACTACGATTTCAACCCCCGTTATCCacgctctcttcatcctcttcggcGCGCCGCTCCTAGACCACGTTCTGGAAACCTTCCTCTGCGCTGCTCACTTCGCCCTCCTCGGTGTCTTCCCTATCATCTACGCACGCGGAGTGGATAATCAGTCCCTGGTTGCGGTGGCTGGCGTGTCTGCGCCTCTGGACGAGACGCTGGGCGGGCTGCTTGGCGCAGTGCTTGGCGCATGGTTGGGCGCGGTGCCTATCCCCCTGGACTGGGATCGGGACTGGCAGACGTGGCCGGTGACTATCGTCTGCGGCCTGTACGCAGGCTCGTGTGTTGGCAGCTGGTTGTCAGGCACTGTGTTCTACGGCAAGCGAATCGGCGGAACTGCGCCCCCCGCCAAGGAGGAGTAG
- a CDS encoding uncharacterized protein (EggNog:ENOG41~TransMembrane:1 (o6-24i)), giving the protein MDEFARIPGYFVLLIGGLLVYFITGRITAWARLRSFRGPFLTNFTNWPHRKALLQQRCHEFYGEVCEKYGPIARVAPNILVTSSPDVWTHVNNSPGYKRSEWYYSACRIEYRRDNVFSQSDNAKHDNRRKQLAPGYSGRENLDIEDSIDQRLRDFLDLVKSKYVSTTAKVVPMDLARKVQFFTLDVISAVGTGKTFGMLQRDADVENFLQSSEEGLRIANFAAALGFSWIAQAPFIGRFIAPSAEDSKGFGRLMAACFRHVDERLQNPTDKKSDMLASFIRHGVLGDDLRSEALEQIVAGSDTTASGIRCTLLHVITNPRVYAKLQKEIDEAVRDGKAPQDGFITHSVAKQLPYLQATIREAMRVWPPVANIFSRDIPPGGDTVNIDGKDIFLPGGAYIGYSALAMHRSTEIYGEDAKAFRPERWFEDDKDKLATMLRTNELIFGYGKWQCLGKDVARIELEKVVFELLRNFDIAILNPTKPWTALNNLGLFTISDMWVQVMERGSG; this is encoded by the exons ATGGACGAATTTGCCAGAATTCCAGGATACTTCGTCCTGCTCATTGGCGGTCTCCTCGTATACTTCATCACAGGGAGAATCACTGCGTGGGCGAGACTAAGGTCCTTCCGCGGCCCTTTTTTGACCAATTTCACCAATTGGCCTCATAGAAAAGCTTTGCTTCAACAGAGATGTCATGAGTTTTATGGGGAAGTCTGCGAGAAATATG GCCCAATAGCAAGAGTTGCGCCAAATATCCTGGTCACCTCGTCTCCGGACGTGTGGACTCATGTGAACAACTCGCCTGGTTATAAACGTTCTGAGTGGTACTACTCAGCTTGCCGCATCGAGTATCGACGTGACAACGTCTTTTCGCAGTCCGATAATGCAAAGCATGATAATCGAAGGAAGCAATTGGCTCCAGGT TATTCCGGGAGAGAAAACCTCGATATCGAAGATTCCATTGACCAGCGTCTTCGGGATTTTCTCGACTTGGTGAAATCCAAGTACGTTTCCACAACAGCCAAAGTTGTGCCCATGGACCTAGCACGAAAAGTCCAGTTCTTCACACTGGATGTCATAAGCGCCGTGGGAACGGGTAAGACATTCGGCATGCTGCAGAGGGATGCCGATGTAGAGAATTTTCTCCAGTCTAGCGAGGAAGGACTTCGTATAGCCAACTTTGCAGCTGCGCTAGGCTTCAGCTGGATCGCGCAGGCCCCTTTCATCGGCCGTTTTATAGCTCCGTCGGCAGAGGACAGCAAGGGGTTCGGCAGGCTGATGGCAGCTTGCTTCCGCCATGTTGACGAGCGACTCCAGAATCCAACAGACAAGAAATCCGATATGTTGGCATCATTTATCCGTCACGGCGTATTAGGCGATGACCTACGCTCCGAGGCTCTCGAGCAGATCGTTGCTGGTTCTGATACCACTGCAAGCGGTATTCGATGCACTTTGCTCCACGTCATAACAAATCCTCGAGTATATGCCAAGCTTCAGAAAGAAATTGATGAAGCAGTTCGAGACGGTAAAGCACCCCAAGACGGCTTCATCACTCACAGTGTGGCAAAACAACTCCCATACCTCCAAGCCACCATCCGTGAAGCTATGCGAGTCTGGCCCCCTGTTGCAAACATCTTTTCTCGAGATATTCCACCCGGAGGCGACACTGTAAATATCGATGGTAAGGACATATTCTTACCTGGAGGTGCTTACATCGGATATTCTGCGCTCGCAATGCACCGTAGCACCGAGATTTATGGCGAAGACGCCAAGGCCTTCCGTCCAGAACGTTGGTTCGAAGATGACAAGGACAAACTTGCCACCATGCTCCGCACAAACGAATTGATCTTTGGTTATGGAAAGTGGCAGTGTTTGGGCAAAGATGTCGCTCGGATAGAGCTTGAGAAGGTTGTTTTTGAG CTTCTTCGTAATTTCGATATTGCCATACTTAACCCAACGAAGCCGTGGACGGCTTTGAACAACCTTGGATTGTTTACCATCTCTGACATGTGGGTTCAAGTAATGGAACGAGGGAGTGGTTGA
- a CDS encoding uncharacterized protein (EggNog:ENOG41) translates to MIGPIARVAPNILVTSSPDVWTHVNNSPGYKRSEWYYSACRIEYRRDNVFSQSDNAKHDNRRKQLAPGYSGRENLDIEDSIDQRLRDFLDLVKSKYVSTTAKVVPMDLARKVQFFTLDVISAVGTGKTFGMLQRDADVENFLQSSEEGLRIANFAAALGFSWIAQAPFIGRFIAPSAEDSKGFGRLMAACFRHVDERLQNPTDKKSDMLASFIRHGVLGDDLRSEALEQIVAGSDTTASGIRCTLLHVITNPRVYAKLQKEIDEAVRDGKAPQDGFITHSVAKQLPYLQATIREAMRVWPPVANIFSRDIPPGGDTVNIDGKDIFLPGGAYIGYSALAMHRSTEIYGEDAKAFRPERWFEDDKDKLATMLRTNELIFGYGKWQCLGKDVARIELEKVVFELLRNFDIAILNPTKPWTALNNLGLFTISDMWVQVMERGSG, encoded by the exons ATGATAGGCCCAATAGCAAGAGTTGCGCCAAATATCCTGGTCACCTCGTCTCCGGACGTGTGGACTCATGTGAACAACTCGCCTGGTTATAAACGTTCTGAGTGGTACTACTCAGCTTGCCGCATCGAGTATCGACGTGACAACGTCTTTTCGCAGTCCGATAATGCAAAGCATGATAATCGAAGGAAGCAATTGGCTCCAGGT TATTCCGGGAGAGAAAACCTCGATATCGAAGATTCCATTGACCAGCGTCTTCGGGATTTTCTCGACTTGGTGAAATCCAAGTACGTTTCCACAACAGCCAAAGTTGTGCCCATGGACCTAGCACGAAAAGTCCAGTTCTTCACACTGGATGTCATAAGCGCCGTGGGAACGGGTAAGACATTCGGCATGCTGCAGAGGGATGCCGATGTAGAGAATTTTCTCCAGTCTAGCGAGGAAGGACTTCGTATAGCCAACTTTGCAGCTGCGCTAGGCTTCAGCTGGATCGCGCAGGCCCCTTTCATCGGCCGTTTTATAGCTCCGTCGGCAGAGGACAGCAAGGGGTTCGGCAGGCTGATGGCAGCTTGCTTCCGCCATGTTGACGAGCGACTCCAGAATCCAACAGACAAGAAATCCGATATGTTGGCATCATTTATCCGTCACGGCGTATTAGGCGATGACCTACGCTCCGAGGCTCTCGAGCAGATCGTTGCTGGTTCTGATACCACTGCAAGCGGTATTCGATGCACTTTGCTCCACGTCATAACAAATCCTCGAGTATATGCCAAGCTTCAGAAAGAAATTGATGAAGCAGTTCGAGACGGTAAAGCACCCCAAGACGGCTTCATCACTCACAGTGTGGCAAAACAACTCCCATACCTCCAAGCCACCATCCGTGAAGCTATGCGAGTCTGGCCCCCTGTTGCAAACATCTTTTCTCGAGATATTCCACCCGGAGGCGACACTGTAAATATCGATGGTAAGGACATATTCTTACCTGGAGGTGCTTACATCGGATATTCTGCGCTCGCAATGCACCGTAGCACCGAGATTTATGGCGAAGACGCCAAGGCCTTCCGTCCAGAACGTTGGTTCGAAGATGACAAGGACAAACTTGCCACCATGCTCCGCACAAACGAATTGATCTTTGGTTATGGAAAGTGGCAGTGTTTGGGCAAAGATGTCGCTCGGATAGAGCTTGAGAAGGTTGTTTTTGAG CTTCTTCGTAATTTCGATATTGCCATACTTAACCCAACGAAGCCGTGGACGGCTTTGAACAACCTTGGATTGTTTACCATCTCTGACATGTGGGTTCAAGTAATGGAACGAGGGAGTGGTTGA
- a CDS encoding uncharacterized protein (EggNog:ENOG41), whose protein sequence is MASPKSPKSPRGGSSTKSPPAPISPDTAQPSAAGEVPTTEIPFHDNENEEGDSGVEDDEDDNASSTASLTDSIYDYRNIHGRTYQNSKTTQYWGPNDERQNDGLDISHHFITMVLGDKLFEAPLSKPPTRVLDVGTGTGIWAIDMSDAYPSAEIIGTDISPIQPMWVPPNCMFHIEDAQLEWTYEPESFDYIHIRGLYGSISDWGALYKQAYRATMPGGWIENFEYNIMVLSDVPEIRDDPKHIFKRWANIFFEASERMGKTLRIGEGGQMRRLMQEAGYVDVVEKNYSVPIGAWSSDPTMKQIGAYSLAFLDESLEGFALFMLKEIMGWDYIEVQVFVSEMRKSLHNHKIRPYYICTNVFSRKPLTGE, encoded by the exons ATGGCCAGCCCAAAGTCCCCCAAAAGCCCACGAGGCGGCTCCTCCACCAAGTCACCACCAGCGCCGATATCTCCTGACACTGCGCAGCCGTCAGCAGCAGGCGAAGTGCCTACGACGGAAATCCCATTT CACGATAATGAGAATGAAGAGGGCGACTCTGGCgtagaagatgacgaggatgacaA CGCCTCATCCACCGCTTCTCTCACCGACAGCATCTACGATTATCGCAACATCCACGGGCGCACATACCAAAACTCCAAGACGACCCAATACTGGGGCCCCAACGACGAGCGACAGAACGATGGGCTCGACATCTCGCACCACTTCATTACCATGGTCCTCGGCGACAAACTATTCGAGGCGCCCCTGTCCAAACCCCCCACCAGAGTTCTTGACGTTGGCACCGGAACAGGCATCTGGGCCATCGACATGTCCGACGCATACCCGTCCGCCGAGATCATAGGAACCGACATCAGCCCCATCCAGCCCATGTGGGTGCCGCCAAACTGCATGTTCCACATTGAAGACGCGCAGCTCGAATGGACCTATGAGCCCGAATCATTCGACTACATCCACATCCGAGGGCTCTACGGCAGCATCAGCGACTGGGGCGCGCTCTACAAGCAGGCATACCGAGCGACCATGCCGGGAGGCTGGATCGAGAACTTTGAGTACAACATCATGGTGCTGAGCGACGTGCCCGAAATCCGAGACGACCCAAAGCACATCTTCAAGCGCTGGGCAAATATATTCTTCGAGGCCTCTGAGCGCATGGGGAAGACGCTGCGGATCGGCGAGGGCGGGCAAATGCGCCGGTTGATGCAGGAGGCGGGCTACGTGGACGTTGTCGAGAAGAACTACTCCGTCCCAATCGGTGCCTGGAGCAGCGATCCCACCATGAAGCAGATTGGGGCGTACAGCCTTGCTTTTCTGGACGAGAGCCTGGAAGGGTTTGCGCTCTTCATGCTCAAGGAGATCATGGGCTGGGACTACATCGAGGTCCAGGTCTTTGTCTCTGAAATGCGCAAAAGTTTGCACAACCACAAGATTAGACCGTACTATATATG CACAAATGTCTTTTCACGAAAGCCGTTGACCGGAGAGTAA
- a CDS encoding uncharacterized protein (EggNog:ENOG41), with protein sequence MSATVITRTAAKTVARRPVSFVMQIRRMGRAFEHHPYERIPVTAKPAAPDYMKEVTWVAGKIVTYVPTFGLMLGWPALCKWALDGQIGRL encoded by the exons ATGTCTGCCACCGTCATCACTCGTACTGCAGCCAAAACTGTTGCTCGCAGACCTGTTTCATTTGTTATGCAAATCCGAAGAATGGGACGCGCTTTTGAGCACCACCCTTATGAGCGGATTCCTGTCACCGCCAAGCCTGCAGCTCCCGACTATATGAAGGAGGTTACCTGGGTCGCGGGCAAGATCGTAAC CTATGTTCCTACCTTTGGCCTGATGCTGGGCTGGCCTGCTCTTTGCAAGTGGGCTCTTGACGGACAAATCGGACGACTTTAA
- a CDS encoding uncharacterized protein (EggNog:ENOG41), producing MASNLSLSPEEARDRIAIRHVIDRYAHCADRRLPEEQMSLFTDKTNFLVYMQGEGTSPSQVVEKKEDLRPVFEFLRGYTHTTHFNGQSTIDIGPDGRTASGETYCIAYHLSEKDGQRQMYVASLRYQDILKKEADDVWRFSERKLYLDWSETRPSNP from the coding sequence ATGGCATCAAATCTCTCTTTAAGCCCCGAGGAAGCGCGGGATCGAATCGCCATCCGCCATGTCATCGACCGATATGCTCACTGCGCCGATCGCCGCTTGCCAGAAGAGCAAATGTCACTTTTTACCGATAAAACCAACTTCTTAGTATACATGCAAGGAGAAGGAACGTCGCCCTCGCAAGTTgtcgaaaaaaaagaggatttGCGGCCCGTCTTCGAGTTTCTGCGCGGCTACACCCACACAACACACTTTAATGGACAAAGCACCATCGATATCGGACCGGACGGGAGGACTGCTTCTGGCGAAACATATTGCATTGCATATCATTTGTCTGAAAAGGATGGCCAGCGACAGATGTATGTGGCCAGTTTGCGGTACCAGGATAtcttgaagaaagaggcCGATGATGTCTGGCGGTTCTCGGAGCGCAAGCTGTACCTCGATTGGTCAGAGACGAGGCCGTCAAACCCATAG
- a CDS encoding uncharacterized protein (EggNog:ENOG41): MGALATIWDAFIHIIDPWHFMSISFRHIPATIRGLIRDKDYGALLSFTRFEEALFGTFWATIGPDVKLNAEQRVIPLLEGRIKDGVVHDEVVSTPVYGTVIEVGAGSGMYADVFARFRENADSAHDTESLRYRKTTGGHITKMYGVEPNPISAKALEQRVKDLGMDDIYQVVPVGIESVDDPSAWNGKIEPGSVDCIVSILCLCSIPEPEKNIKLLYKLLKPGGHWYAYEHVKVWRGGPLLSLYQRFVNLVWPHFLGGCELCRDTEKSLRAAGIFKEVDFVQPVDQPPYQVLPHKIGVLTK, translated from the exons ATGGGCGCCCTGGCCACCATCTGGGATGCCTTCATCCATATTATTGATCCATGGCACTTCATGAGTATCTCTTTCCGTCATATACCCGCCACCATACGTGGTCTCATCCGTGATAAGGACTATGGAGCTCTGTTGTCATTCACAAGATTTGAAGAAGCTCTGTTTGGCACATTCTGGGCCACCATCGGGCCAGATGTCAAGCTCAATGCAGAGCAGCGCGTCATTCCTCTCCTCGAAGGTCGTATCAAAGATGGCGTAGTTCACGATGAAGTCGTGAGCACCCCGGTTTATGGTACGGTGATCGAGGTCGGTGCTGGAAGCGGCATGTATGCCGACGTTTTTGCCCGTTTTCGCGAAAATGCCGACAGCGCCCACGACACCGAAAGCCTTCGATACAGAAAAACCACAGGCGGCCACATCACCAAGATGTACGGCGTAGAGCCTAACCCCATTTCCGCCAAAGCGCTTGAACAACGTGTAAAGGACCTCGGTATGGACGATATATATCAAGTCGTCCCTGTCGGTATCGAATCTGTCGACGATCCCTCTGCCTGGAATGGCAAGATTGAGCCAGGCAGCGTCGACTGCATCGTCAGTATCCTTTGTCTCTGCAGTATCCCCGAGCCTGAGAAGAACATCAAGCTTCTATACAAGTTGCTCAAGCCAGGAGGTCACTGGTACGCCTATGAGCACGTCAAGGTATGGCGCGGAGGCCCATTGCTCAGTCTATATCAGC GCTTTGTCAACCTCGTCTGGCCGCACTTTTTAGGAGGATGTGAGCTCTGTCGCGATACGGAGAAGAGTCTCAGGGCTGCTGGCATCTTCAAGGAGGTCGATTTCGTGCAGCCCGTGGATCAGCCTCCTTATCAGGTTTTACCTCACAAGATTGGCGTTTTGACCAAATAG
- the IMP3 gene encoding Small subunit (SSU) processome component (BUSCO:EOG092D47GI): MVRKLKHHEQKLLRKTDFFTYKQDSNHRDKLVRRRYMIQNPEDYHKYNRLCGSIRQLAHRLSLLPPENPIRRKHEELLLNKLYDMGILSSASKLSAVENNVTVSAFARRRLPVVMTRLRMAETVQAATKLIEQGHVRVGVDEITDPAYLVTRNTEDFVTWAVGSKIKRNIMKYRDELDDFELL, from the exons ATGGTGCGAAAACTCAAGCATCACGAGCAGAAGCTCCTGCGCAAGACCGACTTCTTCACATACAAGCAAGACAGCAACCACCGCGACAAGCTCGTCAGACGGCGGTACATGATCCAGAACCCAGAGGACTACCACAAGTACAACAGACTCTGCGGC tccatCCGCCAACTCGCCCATCGCCTCTCCCTGCTGCCCCCCGAAAACCCGATCCGCCGCAAACACGAAGAGCTCCTCCTCAACAAGCTCTACGACATGGGCATcctctcctccgcctccaagCTCTCCGCCGTCGAGAACAACGTCACCGTCAGCGCCTTTGCCCGACGCCGCCTCCCCGTCGTCATGACCCGGCTGCGCATGGCCGAGACCGTCCAGGCCGCCACCAAGCTGATTGAGCAGGGGCATGTGCGCGTCGGCGTCGACGAGATCACCGACCCGGCGTACCTGGTGACGAGGAACACGGAGGACTTTGTGACGTGGGCGGTGGGAAGCAAGATTAAGAGGAATATCATGAAGTACAGGGATGAGCTGGACGACTTTGAGCTGTTGTGA